One region of Arvicola amphibius chromosome 3, mArvAmp1.2, whole genome shotgun sequence genomic DNA includes:
- the Srprb gene encoding signal recognition particle receptor subunit beta: MASVDTRRVGDSAGGAFQPYLDSLRQELQQRDPTVLSVAVAVLAVLLTLVFWKFIWSRKSSQRAVLFVGLCDSGKTLLFVRLLTGHYRDTQTSITDSSAAYKVNNNRGNSLTLIDLPGHESLRLQFLDRFKSSARAVVFVVDSAAFQREVKDVAEFLYQVLIDSMGLKNAPSFLIACNKQDIAMAKSAKLIQQQLEKELNTLRVTRSAAPSTLDSSSTAPVQLGKKGKEFEFSQLPLKVEFLECSAKGGRGGADIQDLEKWLAKIA, from the exons ATGGCTTCCGTAGACACCCGGCGTGTTGGGGACAGCGCCGGGGGCGCCTTCCAGCCTTACCTCGATTCCTTGCGTCAGGAGCTGCAGCAGAGGGATCCGACGGTGCTGTCCGTGGCGGTGGCTGTGCTCGCGGTCCTGCTGACGCTGG TTTTCTGGAAGTTCATCTGGAGCAGAAAGAGCAGTCAGAGAGCTGTTCTCTTCGTTGGGCTTTGCGACTCGGGGAAAACGTTGCTGTTTGTCAGG TTGCTAACTGGCCactacagagacacacagacttcGATTACTGACAGTTCTGCAGCGTACAAAGTCAACAACAACAGG GGCAATAGCCTGACATTGATTGACCTCCCTGGGCACGAGAGCTTGAGGCTTCAGTTCTTAGATCGCTTTAAGTCTTCAGCCAG GGCTGTGGTGTTCGTGGTGGACAGTGCAGCGTTCCAGCGGGAGGTGAAAGATGTGGCTGAGTTTCTGTATCAGGTCCTCATCGACAGCATGGGACTGAAGAACGCACCATCCTTCTTAATAGCCTGCAATAAGCAAG ATATCGCAATGGCAAAATCAGCGAAGTTAATTCAGCAGCAGCTTGAAAAGGAACT CAACACCTTACGAGTCACCCGCTCTGCTGCTCCCAGCACACTGGACAGTTCCAGTACTGCACCTGTTCAGctgggaaagaaaggcaaagaatttGAATTCTCCCAGCTGCCCCTCAAGGTGGAGTTCCTGGAGTGCAGTGCCAAGGGTGGACGAGGGGGTGCCGACATCCAGGACTTGGAGAAGTGGCTGGCCAAGATCGCCTGA